In the genome of Raphanus sativus cultivar WK10039 chromosome 9, ASM80110v3, whole genome shotgun sequence, the window AATCatgtttaattatttgattatttaatagATGCATATGTATTGGTCAAAAGGACTTCTACTTAcgcaaattaaataaattatatggttatcttttttcttttgacaaataTGGTTATCTGAACCAGGATAGTAATAATAATCTGATACtgttttaaaactaaagtaaacttttgtttattaaaaaaaacttttgtttatTCAGAAGAGATCACTaacgatttttaattaaataatatagtaaaaataaaaggaaacatGCTAACAATTTTTTATTGGATGTAATAATAACGTGTCTTTTGTTTTCATAAAGATAGATTTGTTAAGAAGAGATCACTATCCACACCAATTAAATtcatggtaaaaataaaaaggatgAAACAAAACGAAACCATAACAAACAGATGATGCTGCGGCAGAATAAAACAAAGATGAGATAATGATATCTTATAAATAGGAAAGATTTACATGTTATGTCTTTGGCTGTAAAAAAGTTTGAAATCATAATCCTATTAGAAATGAGTTTCAAAACCAATTTGATATTGGTTCATGAGAATGTTGGGTGCTATAAATACAGGCTACGGTTGATCAAAAACTTCACAGAACACTTCCCAAAAAActcctaaacccaaacactaCAAGACACGTACGAGAAGATGTATGAATACAACGACATGTATGAATACAACGACGAAGATGGAGGGATTCAGTTTCAACCCTACGACGACGAACTCATCAACGAATATTTAATCCCCAAATTGGAAGGTAAACCGCGTGGAGAGATCACTATGAAGGATGTTTACTCAAAAGAGCCATGGTTGCTGGACCATCCCATGGGTTCGTTTTTCAAGAAGAACGAGTGGTACTACTTTGTGACAAGGACTCAACTCTCTAAAAAGAAAATAGGTTGTGGTAAGAAAGCGAAACGGAAGATCACCCGAGACAATGATAGTGGGTCTTGGAAAGCTAATGCGAAAGGTGATATCAAGGACAAGGAAGCAAAGATGGTCATTGGGGAACACCAAACCCTAGCGTTTGTTAAAAGCGAAGTAAATaacaagaagaagcagaagagtgGAGACGGTACTTCTTGTGATGTTGTTGTACCAGGTAGCGAGAATAGCTGGATTATGACAGAATATATGCTTCCGGAAATAGAAGATAAGTTTCGTGAGCTGGTCATATGCAAGATTCATATGATCGAGAATTccaataagaagaagaaggatgaccGTCATGAAGCTTCTACTTCTAGTAATCATCAACAACATGAGTCTGCtctagcttcttctttctctgatCAGCAGATGCAACATCCGATCAATGAACCTCATCATCAACATGAGTCTGCtctagcttcttctttctctgatCAACAGCTGCAACATCCAATCAATGAACCTCATCATCAACATGAGTCTGttctagcttcttctttctctgacCAGCAGCTGCAACATCAGGATCATGAAGCTTCTACTTATCTTAATCATATTGACTCTTCTACCTCGGAGCAGCAGCCGATCAATAATGTTGATCATGGAACTTTACTAGCTCCTATTTTGGGGCAGCAGCCGATGAATTTGTCTGATGATCTAGCTTCTTTTTCCTCGGAGGAGCAGCCTACTAATTTTATAGGCAAGATTCAAGAGAATAATAAGAAGGACGATCATGAAGCCTTTATTCCTCATCATTACGAGTTTCTTGCTGATTCCTCTGCAAAGCAACAGCCGGTTAATGAAGATCATCGCCATGTTCCGGAGATTCCGCTCATAGGATCAGAAAACAATGATCAAGTGTTTGAAGCTTCTCGTCAAGTATCGGAAAAAGATGAACAAGTTTACATTGATGCTCCtcttgaagaagaaggaggagaaTGGATGCAACGATTTACAAATATGTTGAAGACAATATTGAATACTTCGAGTATGCCTATGGAAGAAGATGTTGACATGATTTACGAAACACCGTGGATTGACCAGGACTTGCTTGATCAGTATGCTACTCTCCGCCCCCAAGAATGGTCTTAGCTCTAGGAATCTGAGCAATGATCAAGATTTTAGATATCGTAGTGTAAAATAGATTTGGTTTAGAATAGGATCTTGGAAGACATTGCATTTCAATTATCCAGTTGTTACGTTGTACGCTTACTTTTCATTATATAGAAAAAATACacattctttttttatatttatatttcggTTGGTTGTGTCATATGTGTGTAAAAGTTCCATCCTTGGTTCAAGTCTCTTGGTTGTGTCATATGTGTGTAAAACTTTCAGTAAAGTTAAATTCTACAATCTACGAGAAATTATATTCTCTGAGAAACAAGTCCAGAtcttaaaaacttataaatttgAGTATGCCATGGTGCTTTCCACAGCTTCGTAATAACTAAAACAGAGGTTTTGGGACTTGAGGAACAGAGCGTGCATGCATGCATGCATCCTCAGACTTCCAGTTTTGTTCTCTGTATGGGGCTGTAAAGTGGGCTGAGAACGTCATTAATGGGCTAAAACGAAgcctttaaatttttaattttaacataaaaaaacaaatcaataatTTAAGCTTCTCTACCGGATAGAATATTAATAAGAGCATATCAAAGATGGTGACAGGCAGGCAGACAGACAGACTAATCCGCTGTCGTTTCAACATATTTCCCTCAAAATTCCAAAGAATTTTCTTTTGTCCACCTTTTGAATctgtgaagaaaaaaaaaactaaaaataaaaaaataatcctTCTAAAAAAAGAGGGTGTTGTGTTGATTCGTCAAACAACGACGTCTTGCTCAGAATCCAAGCGTCGTATGGTTtaagctctctctctccctcgaCTTCTTCTCTCATCgatctcttcttcctcctccggcTTCAAGTCGCCGGATTCCGATTTTGAACTTGATCTCTCCCGCCTCACCGTTTCCTGATTCCAAGGTTAACATCTTTAGCTTCTGGAAACTAAATCTGCTTCCTAATTCGTTAAATAGATCTTCTTCATCATTATTGCCTCtgctgatttttattttttccgaAATATTGATGTAGGAAGAGAGAGAGGCGTATGATTGATTGGGTAGAAAAAAATTCTGGATTTCCGGCGATTTGTGaagaaaatagtattttataggTTTGTTGAAGAGGGAaagattagggttttgagattGTTGGAGATTTTGCTTCAATCAATCATAGTACTTTTTCTTAGCATTTTTGTAATTTGGATCTTTTTGTTGGGAGAATGGATGAAGAGGCGACTTCTTGGATTAGGAGGACTAAGTTTTCTCATACTGTTTCTCATCGTCTTGACTCCTCCAACTTCTCTTTTAACCTAGACAAGATTACCAGATCATCACCATCATTGCTTTCAAGTAATTCACAGATAAACCCTGTTACCAACAAGCAGAGATCTGTTTCCCCCACTCCTCAGACGCCTCTTCCCGATGTCTTCAAGGAAGCTAAGTCCGAGCGTAAGAGATTCTCTACTCCGCATCCAAGAAGAACGGACTCTGAGAAGGGGATGAATAAATACTCATTGGAAAAGAGATCGTTCAACCTCCGGTCCCCGTCGGTTCCCATCAGAGACCTCAGCACTCTGAGAATCCAAGAGAGGgtgaagaagagcaagaaggACACCGGGTGGTCTAAGCTTTTGAACAAtggcggcggtggtggtggtcgtAAGGTGAGCGCTTCGGAAGCTGCTGAAGAGTACCGTGTCGATATGTCCAAGCTCTTCTTTGGGCTTAAGTTCGCTCATGGGTTACACAGCAGGCTTTACCATGGGAAGTACGAAGATAAACCTGTTGCTGTCAAGCTTATCACTGTCcctgatgatgatgagaatgGATGCTTGGGAGCTCGTTTGGAGAAACAGTTTACCAAAGAAGTCACCCTTTTGTCACGTTTGTCCCATCCTAATGTTATTAAGGTGGTGGTGATTCCAACTctcttttcattatttttctttttgcccATTTGTACTTAATTCTTCTTTTAAACAGTTTGTGGGAGCTTATAAAG includes:
- the LOC108824593 gene encoding uncharacterized protein LOC108824593 — protein: MYEYNDMYEYNDEDGGIQFQPYDDELINEYLIPKLEGKPRGEITMKDVYSKEPWLLDHPMGSFFKKNEWYYFVTRTQLSKKKIGCGKKAKRKITRDNDSGSWKANAKGDIKDKEAKMVIGEHQTLAFVKSEVNNKKKQKSGDGTSCDVVVPGSENSWIMTEYMLPEIEDKFRELVICKIHMIENSNKKKKDDRHEASTSSNHQQHESALASSFSDQQMQHPINEPHHQHESALASSFSDQQLQHPINEPHHQHESVLASSFSDQQLQHQDHEASTYLNHIDSSTSEQQPINNVDHGTLLAPILGQQPMNLSDDLASFSSEEQPTNFIGKIQENNKKDDHEAFIPHHYEFLADSSAKQQPVNEDHRHVPEIPLIGSENNDQVFEASRQVSEKDEQVYIDAPLEEEGGEWMQRFTNMLKTILNTSSMPMEEDVDMIYETPWIDQDLLDQYATLRPQEWS